One window of the Mycteria americana isolate JAX WOST 10 ecotype Jacksonville Zoo and Gardens unplaced genomic scaffold, USCA_MyAme_1.0 Scaffold_37, whole genome shotgun sequence genome contains the following:
- the LOC142403501 gene encoding E3 ubiquitin-protein ligase RBBP6-like, which translates to MSCVHYKFSSKLNYDTVTFNGLNISLCDLKRQIMSREKLKVANCDLQITNAQTKEEYTDDNALIPRNSSVIVRRIPVGGVKATNKTYIISLCEPARATSKAIDDSSAPISLAQLIQVYLYSP; encoded by the exons ATGTCGTGCGTCCACTACAAGTTCTCATCGAAGCTGAACTATGATACGGTCACCTTCAACGGCCTCAACATCTCCCTGTGCGACCTCAAGCGCCAGATCATGAGCCGCGAGAAGCTGAAGGTGGCCAACTGCGACCTGCAGATCACCAATGCCCAGACCAAAGAAG aatacacagatgataatgccctgattcctagGAACTCATCGGTAATTGTTAGGAGAATCCCTGTTGGAGGAGTTAAAGCTACCAACAAAACAT ATATtattagcttgtg TGAGCCAGCGAGggcaacatcaaaagca ATTGATGACTCTTCTGCCCCTATTTCTCTGGCCCAGCTTATTCAGGTATATCTATATTCTCCTTaa